In the Nerophis lumbriciformis linkage group LG18, RoL_Nlum_v2.1, whole genome shotgun sequence genome, AATGTATTATATGTACGTTTAAAGTCGGTTTAACTTTAAAGTGTAGTCTAACATTCTTaggttagattatgttttagacatttgcagtaCACCATACATCTGGGTGctgagctaagataagataatgGCAATCACAACAGCTATCAGTTAGCTGATGACACGTCACTTTGAAAAAGTTCTCTCTCTCTGGGGTCGCTCAATGAAACATCTAACTCGCCTCAATCCTCAATGGTATGGgttattattgtttaaaaaaaaaaaatatatatatatatctaaaagtCCAAAAAATACGCTTCCATTAATGTACATAATATGAAGGATACATTGTTTACATTGTCTAGTTTTGAAACATTAACTTTATTTGGCCTACCTCACATGTGACTAGTTAAAATACTGCAAACTCAAATACAATAACAGCTCATTTGTGTTttatgttctgcagacgtccagcaggtgTCAGCAGAGAGTCAAGAAGAGATTCCCTCCAAGCAGCAGGAGTGGAGCTCCAGTGTGGGGCAAAAGGAGTTGGAACCCccacacattaaagaggaagaggaagaactgTGGGAGCAGCTTCAAAGGTTGGAGGAGgctcatgatgaagatgaagctcagtccttacagcttcatctcaGTCAAAGTGACgacaacagaggggcggagcttctaACTCAACACATtacagctgatggagagcattgggAAGATATAAACTCAGAACCAGACAACATCTTTGCTCCGCTGTCAGATATAGACGGCATGTCAGACTCTTCTGAAAGCGATCACAGTGACAACGTTCGTAAGCCGTCGGAGAATAATAAGAACTCAAAAGATGATATGAGACATCATGCTGACAAAAAACGCTATAATtgttctgaatgtgggaaatcatttcgaCAGAAGGGTCATTTTAcagcacacatgagaatacatactgggGAGAAACCTTTTGCCTGCTCAGTTTGTCCCAAAAGATTCTGTACAAAGGAGGGCCTGAAAAAACACATGCTTGTACACACTGGGGAGAAACCCTATACTTGCTCTGTCTGTAGGAAGTGTTTTACCAGTAAGTATGGCATGACCAATCACATGAAATCACACACGGAGGAGACTCAATTTACTTGCCCATTTTGCCCTAAGAGATACTTGAGTAAAGGTGCTGTGATGGTACACATGAGAATTCACACTGGCGAGAAACCGTTCAGTTGCAACGTATGCAATAAAAGGTTCATATATAGGTATCAGGTCAAAAGACACAACTGTGCAGCAGACTTGGACGCTGCTGCGCAGTGTGGCTCAGGTGTTGGAGCGGTCATCCATAATTTGGAGGGTTCCTGGTATGACTCGAGCTTTTGCCGTCCTAGTCCCTTTACATGTGTCCcttacactttacccaccttgctaccagtgccacccacactggtatatGAAAGTTTGTGGCGGAACAAAACACAATAAGTATTTAAGTCTGCAGGGACTTAAATACAATCAAACTGTGACTGTGATTTCAGGTGGTGTTTCTCATTTTGTGGTGTTGTGTTTTTACTTCTAAAATTGTATGTAGCAATTACTAAATActgaagtgtttttttatttatttcctcATTGTGGATATACTGTTTattcacttaaaaaaataaaataaaataaaaataaagtcacacttttttttttcttcattacaTTCTATTGTTTGTATGTCTTTTATTATTCAATGAAAAGTGTGTA is a window encoding:
- the LOC133618119 gene encoding uncharacterized protein, translated to MCQVKKLKMLMEQRLHSVVEEIFGLFERTIAEYEEELSRTKEEKYRQQELLDAVFKPQVVLPRADVQQVSAESQEEIPSKQQEWSSSVGQKELEPPHIKEEEEELWEQLQRLEEAHDEDEAQSLQLHLSQSDDNRGAELLTQHITADGEHWEDINSEPDNIFAPLSDIDGMSDSSESDHSDNVRKPSENNKNSKDDMRHHADKKRYNCSECGKSFRQKGHFTAHMRIHTGEKPFACSVCPKRFCTKEGLKKHMLVHTGEKPYTCSVCRKCFTSKYGMTNHMKSHTEETQFTCPFCPKRYLSKGAVMVHMRIHTGEKPFSCNVCNKRFIYRYQVKRHNCAADLDAAAQCGSGVGAVIHNLEGSWYDSSFCRPSPFTCVPYTLPTLLPVPPTLVYESLWRNKTQ